One stretch of Oncorhynchus masou masou isolate Uvic2021 chromosome 9, UVic_Omas_1.1, whole genome shotgun sequence DNA includes these proteins:
- the LOC135546276 gene encoding RING-box protein 2: MEDGEEPGLVHSHSSTSGSKSSSDKMFSLKKWNAVAMWSWDVECDTCAICRVQVMDACLRCQAENKQEDCVVVWGECNHSFHNCCMSLWVKQNNRCPLCQQDWVVQRIGK, encoded by the exons ATGGAAGACGGTGAAGAGCCGGGTTTAGTTCACTCTCACAGCTCTACTTCTGGGTCAAAATCGAGCAGTGACAAGATGTTTTCTCTCAAGAAATGGAATGCTGTTGCAATGTGGAGCTGGGATGTGGAGTGCGATACATGCGCCATCTGTAGGGTCCAAGTTATGG ATGCATGCTTGCGGTGTCAGGCTGAAAATAAACAAGAGGACTGTGTCG TGGTATGGGGAGAGTGCAACCACTCTTTCCACAATTGCTGCATGTCTCTCTGGGTGAAGCAGAATAATCGCTGCCCACTGTGCCAGCAGGACTGGGTCGTACAGAGAATCGGCAAATGA